One genomic region from Cinclus cinclus chromosome 22, bCinCin1.1, whole genome shotgun sequence encodes:
- the TXNDC17 gene encoding thioredoxin domain-containing protein 17: protein MGWEEMQVRGYPEFVRTAQSYHGRPIFALFCGDKDAEGRSWCPDCVTAEPIVRKELHNLPDESVFIYCLVGDRAYWKDPNNEFRKNLKLTGVPTLLKYGTPQKLVEEECFKAELVRMLFTED from the exons atgggctgggaggagaTGCAGGTCCGCGGGTATCCCGAGTTCGTGCGGACGGCGCAGAGCTACCACGGCCGGCCCATCTTCGCGCTCTTCTGCGGCGATAAGGACGCCGAGGGCAGGAGCTGGTGTCCCGACTGCGTGACGG CTGAGCCAATTGTGAGGAAGGAACTTCATAACCTGCCTGATGAGTCGGTTTTCATCTACTGTCTAGTAGGAGACAGAGCCTA CTGGAAGGATCCCAACAATGAATTCAGGAAGAATCTGAAACTAACAGGAGTGCCTACATTACTTAAATATGGAACA CCTCAGAAGCTGGTCGAAGAAGAATGTTTTAAAGCAGAGCTTGTGCGTATGTTGTTTACTGAAGACTAA
- the MED31 gene encoding mediator of RNA polymerase II transcription subunit 31, translating into MDTEDTGNRLRFQLELEFVQCLANPNYLNFLAQRGYFKDKAFVNYLKYLLYWKEPEYAKYLKYPQCLHMLELLQYEHFRKELVNAQCAKFIDEQQILHWQHYSRKRMRLQQALAEQQQQNNTSVK; encoded by the exons ATGGACACAG AGGATACGGGAAATCGTCTTAGATTCCAGTTGGAGCTGGAGTTTGTTCAATGTCTGGCAAATCCGAATTACCTCAACT ttcttgCACAAAGAGGCTACTTCAAGGATAAAGCTTTTGTAAATTAccttaaatatttactttactGGAAAGAACCTGAATATGCAAAATACCTGAA GTATCCTCAGTGTTTGCATATGCTAGAGCTGCTGCAGTATGAACATTTCCGCAAAGAACTGGTCAATGCTCAGTGTGCCAAATTTATTGATGAGCAACAGATCCTCCACTGGCAGCACTATTCCCGGAAAAGGATGCGCCTCCAGCAGgcactggcagagcagcagcaacaaaacaacacctctgtaaaatga
- the SLC13A5 gene encoding Na(+)/citrate cotransporter gives MAPTCLRPLLRYRSFAVLFLTPLLLLPLPLAVPTREAKCGYVIIIMAVYWCTEVIPLAVTSLMPVVFLPLLGVRSAKSVCLQYLNNTNMLFFGGLIVAISVEHWNLHKRIALKVLLFLGVQPPVLMLGFMIVTAFLSMWISNTATTAMMVPIVQAVLDQLDNTEYDVTVMEQAAGQTNTVIELEEKSTSVSTAVHVVNNEQVLDDPRSSEEKKRRKHICKGMTLCVSYAASIGGTATLTGTGPNVVLKGQMNQLYPNNNDIVNFASWFGFAFPNMVLMLVLAWLWLQCSFMGLNLKKSWGCGTERTSKEKAAYSVLKEEMKKLGPVSYAELNVLLLFALLVLLWFTRNPGFVKGWASKLFPGGEKYITDSVPAMFVSLLLFILPAHKPKFTAWNPSKSDSEQTEEDIKPFLSAPLLEWNVVQRKMPWSIVLLLGGGFALADASANSGLSAWLGRQMTPLGSIPPWAIATVISLITAVFTECTSNVATATLFLPVFSSLATSVKIHPLYVMLPATLSASFAFMLPVATPPNAIVFSYGHIRVLDMVKSGIVMNIIGVLTITLAINTWGRPMFELDTFPAWANSTTKQ, from the exons ATGGCCCCGACGTGCCTGCGGCCCCTGCTGAGGTACCGCTCCTTCGCCGTCCTCTTCCTCacgccgctgctgctgctgccgctgccgctcGCTGTGCCCACGCGG GAGGCCAAATGTGGATatgtcatcatcatcatggCTGTGTATTGGTGCACTGAAGTGATCCCCCTGGCTGTCACCTCCCTCATGCCAGTGGTATTTCTCCCTCTGCTTGGAGTTCGGAGTGCTAAATCG gTGTGCTTGCAGTACCTAAATAACACAAACATGCTCTTCTTTGGAGGTCTGATTGTTGCAATTTCTGTTGAGCATTGGAATCTTCACAAAAGGATTGCACTGAAGGTCCTTCTGTTTCTTGGGGTGCAACCTCCAGT ccTCATGTTGGGATTTATGATAGTCACTGCCTTCCTGTCCATGTGGATAAGCAACACAGCCACCACTGCCATGATGGTTCCCATTGTCCAGGCTGTCCTGGATCAATTGGACAACACGGAGTACGATGTGACCGTGATGGAACAAGCAGCTGGGCAAACAAATACAGTGATTGAGCTGGAGGAAAAGAGCACATCAGTGTCCACTGCAGTGCATG TTGTGAACAATGAACAGGTCCTTGATGACCCCAGATcttctgaggaaaagaaaaggaggaagcaTATATGCAAGGGAATGACACTTTGTGTAAGCTATGCTGCCAGCATTGGAGGAACTGCAACACTTACTGGAACAGGACCAAATGTGGTACTGAAAGGCCAGATGAATCA GTTATACCCCAACAATAATGATATTGTGAATTTTGCTTCCTGGTTTGGATTTGCATTCCCAAACATGGTCCTGATGTTGGTGCTAGCTTGGCTTTGGTTACAGTGCTCCTTCATGGGACTCAA cttaaaaaaaagcTGGGGCTGCGGGACAGAGAGAACATCCAAAGAAAAAGCTGCATACAGTGTGCTGaaggaagaaatgaagaagttAGGCCCTGTCTCTTATGCTGAATTAAATGTCCTCCTCTTGTTTGCATTGCTGGTGCTCTTGTGGTTTACCAGAAACCCAGGCTTTGTAAAAGGCTGGGCCTCCAAGCTCTTCCCAGGAGGAGAAAA GTATATCACTGATTCTGTTCCTGCTATGTTTGTTTCCCTGCTACTGTTTATCCTTCCTGCTCATAAGCCTAAATTCACAGCCTGGAATCCAAGCAAGTCTGACTCTGAACAGACTGAAGAAG ATATAAAGCCATTTTTATCAGCCCCGCTGCTAGAATGGAATGTGGTTCAAAGGAAGATGCCCTGGAgcattgtgctgctgctgggaggaggTTTTGCTTTGGCTGATGCAAGCGCA aacTCTGGGCTCTCAGCTTGGCTGGGTCGTCAGATGACTCCATTGGGATCTATCCCACCATGGGCCATTGCAACAGTGATCTCCCTTATTACAGCTGTCTTCACTGAATGCACCAGTAACGTGGCCACAGCTACCCTCTTCCTGCCTGTCTTTTCCTCCCTG GCTACATCTGTCAAGATCCACCCTTTGTATGTTATGCTGCCTGCTACTCTCAGTGCTTCATTTGCCTTCATGCTACCTGTTGCAACACCCCCAAATGCAATAGTGTTTTCTTATGGCCACATCCGTGTTTTGGATATG gtTAAATCTGGAATAGTGATGAACATCATTGGAGTCCTGACTATCACACTGGCCATCAACACATGGGGAAGACCTATGTTTGAGCTGGAcacattcccagcctgggcaaACAGCACAACAAAACAGTGA